Proteins encoded by one window of Anopheles maculipalpis chromosome 2RL, idAnoMacuDA_375_x, whole genome shotgun sequence:
- the LOC126559015 gene encoding uncharacterized protein LOC126559015 translates to MAVLELLWNCLLLMLFLGVLKAALSFYWPSIGEWRYDDLHPSLRYRESCRANQLLVNGVFFIVYPCVLGFRWYTSPNRATLWTECCVEKDEFERYVEYSREEEDLLRHGMIRGRIIIQKEIVLAGASEDDGSSYRKYDNADDCIVGVEREPRSNERNEQSKCEPLNLSKDGEGCDLNNEENVFMQQCREDPTRVNTFHTSTEEEGDDDEIRLIPPSSRQYEPSSSAFASGANR, encoded by the exons ATGGCAGTTCTAGAGTTGTTGTGGAAttgtttgttgctgatgctATTTCTTG GAGTACTAAAAGCAGCACTTTCCTTTTATTGGCCCTCGATCGGCGAGTGGAGATATGACGATTTACATCCCTCCCTTCGGTATCGGGAATCGTGCAG AGCAAACCAACTGCTCGTGAACGGTGTGTTTTTCATCGTCTACCCTTGCGTGCTGGGCTTCCGTTGGTACACTTCGCCCAACCGTGCCACACTGTGGACCGAATGTTGTGTGGAAAAGGATGAGTTTGAACGTTACGTTGAATATTCGCGCGAGGAAGAGGACCTACTGCGCCACGGTATGATCCGCGGGCGAATAATAATACAGAAGGAAATTGTACTGGCAGGAGCTTCGGAGGATGATGGTTCGAGCTACAGAAAGTACGATAATGCGGACGATTGTATTGTTGGAGTTGAAAGGGAGCCACGGTCAAATGAGCGGAATGAACAATCAAAATGTGAACCGCTAAATTTGTCGAAAGATGGTGAAGGGTGTGATTTGAATAATGAGGAAAACGTCTTCATGCAGCAGTGTAGAGAAGATCCTACGAGGGTGAATACATTTCACACAAGTACAGAAGAAGAgggagatgatgatgagattAGATTAATTCCTCCATCATCTAGGCAATATGAGCCTTCATCGTCAGCTTTTGCTTCTGGAGCTAATAGATAG